Genomic DNA from Ruminococcus sp. OA3:
CGAAATCAGACAATACCTGTTTTATTTTAAGACCTGTCATCGCATGGATCAGATAATACAAATGGACCCCCATTGCTGCCGTAACATTGGAATTCCCCGACTTCTTTGGATCACCAATCCATGCGGTAAAATTATCTTCTTCACTGTTTAATCCCAAGATCATCCAGTCCTGCGGATATTCCGCGACCACATCAATGACACGGCCTATTACACCGGTCTCAATCAGCTTCCTGCACTCCCGCATAATCGGATAGTGGGCATATGTATAAGTCACACACACTTCCAGCCCTTTTTTGACTGCCAAAGCCTGCAGTTCCTCAGCCTGACTTACCTCCAGGGTGAACGGTTTTTCGCACACTACATTGATGCCATGCTCTAAAAAACATTTAGTAATCTCGTAATGGGTCGCATTTGGCGTCACGACACTGACAAAATCGATACCATCCGTCCTGGCTGCTTCCTTTTCCGCCATTTCCTGATAACTTCCGTAAATCCGCTCCGGCTCAACTCCCCAAAATACACCGTCTTCCTGATTACATTTTGCATTTCTTGTAAAGCACCCTGCAGACAGAACTGCCAGATTATCCATCGCAGCTCCGCGGCGGTGACTATTACCTATATTACCGCCGTTACCTCCGCCAACCATTCCAAAACGCAATTTTTTTTCCATATCTGTCACCTCATTTATTGGCTGTATCTTTTTAGTTTGTTATTCCTGGGGATACAGAACCACTTTTTGCGCCTGTTTGTTCCGCATCAGCTGCAATCCCTTTTCAATTTCGCTCAGCGAAAGTTCATGTGTTACAATCTGTTCCAATCCAAGCACTGGATCGTTCAGCAGCTCAATCGCCGGAGGAAAGCTGAATTTTGTGCTTAGACTCGCCATAACTGTAATCTCTTTTCTATTAATATTTCCGGGCTGTATCGTGGAATGCTGGGTCATATTCTGGCCAAAGATCAGAATCCTGCCGCCACATTTTACGATATCTACTGCATGCTCAAGTACTGTTCCTGCCCCTACCGCATCAATTACTGCATCCGCAAGAGTTCCCCACTGCTCTTCCAGTTTTTGCATCCAATTTTGTTCTCCGGGATTAAACACATAAGATGCTCCAAGATTTTCTGCCTCCTGACGGCGAACAGGATCCATCTCACCGACTGCAATGTGACGTATGCCAAACCGTTTCAATACCCGAAGAAAAATCAGTCCGATCGCCCCTGCGCCAAATAACACAATCTTTTCATGAGGCATCGGCGCAAGCTTCATAATGCCATTCATGACACACGCAAGCGGTTCAGCCAGTGCGGCTGCCTTTGCAGGTAATTCTTTTGGAACAAGATGCAGTTGTTTTTCCGGCAGCACACAATATCCGGCAAAGCCTCCATCACGCCACTGTCCCGTATTCTGTGCATTTCTGCACAGATTTCCATGACCACTTTTACATTCCGGGCATACCCCGCATTGAATATTTGGTTCAACGACAACCCGGTCACCTGCCTGAACTGTGGAAACCGC
This window encodes:
- a CDS encoding Gfo/Idh/MocA family oxidoreductase — protein: MEKKLRFGMVGGGNGGNIGNSHRRGAAMDNLAVLSAGCFTRNAKCNQEDGVFWGVEPERIYGSYQEMAEKEAARTDGIDFVSVVTPNATHYEITKCFLEHGINVVCEKPFTLEVSQAEELQALAVKKGLEVCVTYTYAHYPIMRECRKLIETGVIGRVIDVVAEYPQDWMILGLNSEEDNFTAWIGDPKKSGNSNVTAAMGVHLYYLIHAMTGLKIKQVLSDFGYYPQDAPLETTARILMDFNNGVHGLCWTSNVAIGHDCTIELKIYGEKGAIQWSHEDPTHLRVSMLGGPVQIYAANREYLCEESREMSRIPAGHPEGFYEAFANIYHEFCRHLLDKKNQCAASRASYFYPHAEDGVEGVRFVQACVKSQKEGNIWISM
- a CDS encoding alcohol dehydrogenase catalytic domain-containing protein, producing the protein MDRKIMKAAVFEGNGVLSLKEVPVPEIIKEDDVLLQVEAVSICGSDLHILNVPPGQYGRPGTIMGHEFVAYVREVGEAVSTVQAGDRVVVEPNIQCGVCPECKSGHGNLCRNAQNTGQWRDGGFAGYCVLPEKQLHLVPKELPAKAAALAEPLACVMNGIMKLAPMPHEKIVLFGAGAIGLIFLRVLKRFGIRHIAVGEMDPVRRQEAENLGASYVFNPGEQNWMQKLEEQWGTLADAVIDAVGAGTVLEHAVDIVKCGGRILIFGQNMTQHSTIQPGNINRKEITVMASLSTKFSFPPAIELLNDPVLGLEQIVTHELSLSEIEKGLQLMRNKQAQKVVLYPQE